In Ptiloglossa arizonensis isolate GNS036 chromosome 6, iyPtiAriz1_principal, whole genome shotgun sequence, a single window of DNA contains:
- the LOC143148326 gene encoding DNA polymerase delta subunit 2 → MVHKIDEECNDSFMKPKNEKPQVFERKQAQYKDLSKKFVSTKSDYSKQFAHIYAIRLAELRDVLIPQVQTKWANIPIVKLADLENLEGQQCIIIGTLYKHQQWKPSILRELSEDHQLAAPCSRSDYCSENDQPFLEDEMLRIKLIGEQVNLKYIVTGVVCAILGNENDDGTFKVKDWSFPGCGPQKSLTKCKSKEKLVIVSGLDLSKNLKNLETCLFVEWLCGMAGNANMQKEGTSIIRLIIAGNTVKSNNTIYTGANTLAKEIEEATKNMDIFLSNLAMCCCVTLMPGEYDPTNAMLPQKPLHPCLLPKSSRLESFKSTTNPWIGTIEEQIIIGNSGQSINDIIKATGETNISPIEWLEKTLLWRHICPTAPDTLLACPYYENDLFIMKECPNIYFVGNTDKFETKLWKGNENQIVRLISVPRFSTTHTAVIVSLDNLDTQYISFGNA, encoded by the exons GAGGAATGCAACGATTCATTTATGAAACCGAAAAATGAAAAACCGCAAGTCTTCGAAAGGAAACAGGCTCAATACAAAGATCTGTCGAAGAAATTCGTGAGCACAAAAAGTGATTATTCAAAACAATTTGCACACATCTACGCGATTAGACTTGCTGAATTAAGGGACGTTTTGATTCCGCAAGTTCAAACTAAATGGg CAAATATTCCCATAGTAAAATTAGCCGATCTGGAAAACTTAGAGGGCCAACAATGTATAATAATTGGTACACTTTACAAACACCAACAATGGAAGCCATCGATTTTACGTGAACTTAGCGAAGATCATCAACTTGCTGCACCTTGTTCTAGGTCAGATTATTGTTCTGAAAATGATCAACCTTTCCTAGAGGATGAAATGTTACGTATTAAGTTAATAGGTGAACAAGTTAATCTAAAATACATTGTTACTGGAGTTGTTTGTGCCATATTGGGCAATGAAAATGATGATGGAACATTTAAG GTTAAAGATTGGAGTTTTCCTGGCTGTGGACCACAAAAATCTTTAACAAAGTGTAAGTCAAAAGAAAAATTAGTCATAGTATCTGGATTAGATTTATCTAAAAATCTTAAAAACTTAGAAACGTGTCTTTTTGTTGAATGGTTGTGTGGAATGGCTGGTAATGCAAATATGCAAAAAGAGGGAACTTCAATTATTCGTCTCATAATAGCAG GTAATACTGTAAAAAGTAACAATACAATATATACAGGAGCAAACACACTGGCTAAAGAAATTGAAGAAGCAACAAAAAACATGGatatttttttaagtaatttagCAATGTGTTGCTGTGTTACTTTAATGCCAGGCGAATATGATCCTACTAATGCTATGTTACCTCAGAAACCATTACATCCGTGTCTATTACCTAAATCATCTag ACTTGAAAGCTTTAAAAGTACTACAAATCCATGGATTGGTACAATTGAAGAACAAATAATAATCGGTAACAGTGGTCAATCAATTAATGATATTATCAAAGCAACGGGTGAGACTAATATTTCACCTATTGAATGGCTTGAGAAAACTCTATTATGGAGACATATATGTCCAACTGCTCCAGACACATTGCTGGCCTGTCCATATTAcgaaaatgatttatttatcATGAAAGAATGTCCAAACATATATTTTGTAGGCAATACagacaaatttgaaacaaaactatggaaag gTAATGAAAATCAAATAGTTAGGTTGATATCAGTTCCACGTTTTAGTACTACTCATACAGCAGTGATAGTAAGTTTGGATAATTTAGATACACAATACATTTCTTTTGGTAATGCATAA